One genomic window of Streptobacillus felis includes the following:
- a CDS encoding ABC transporter permease produces MARKDILQEKSTLRYLYFLPITIWMSIFFAIPTAIIVYFSFLKKGAYGGISSYTNFTLKAYKDIFASQDIFKIVLKTLNLSVIITIITILIAIPTAYFISRSKRKNLWLLLVVIPFWTNFLVRIFSIVALIGNNGILNRFLVKIFFLDKPLDLLYNRNAVIIISVYIFLPYAILPLYTAIEKFDFSLIDAARDLGASNFTAHMKIFLPGIKNGIITALVLTFVPAIGSYAVPDLVGGTDGIMLGNIIATRMFSLRDWPSASAISTLFILITSVFVWIGIKADKDGDE; encoded by the coding sequence ATGGCACGTAAAGACATACTACAAGAAAAATCTACACTAAGATATCTATATTTTTTGCCAATAACTATATGGATGAGCATATTTTTTGCAATTCCTACTGCAATAATAGTATATTTTAGTTTCTTAAAAAAAGGTGCTTATGGAGGTATTTCTAGTTATACTAATTTTACCTTAAAGGCATATAAAGATATATTTGCATCACAAGATATATTTAAAATAGTTTTAAAAACACTAAATTTATCTGTAATTATTACTATTATAACTATACTTATTGCAATACCAACTGCATACTTTATTTCTCGTTCAAAGAGAAAAAACCTATGGTTATTATTAGTTGTAATACCATTTTGGACTAACTTTTTAGTAAGAATATTTTCTATAGTTGCCCTTATAGGTAATAATGGAATATTAAATAGATTTTTAGTTAAAATATTTTTCTTAGATAAACCTTTAGATTTATTATACAATAGAAATGCTGTAATTATTATTTCTGTATATATATTCTTACCTTATGCTATATTACCGCTATATACAGCTATAGAAAAATTCGATTTTTCACTGATAGATGCAGCAAGGGATTTAGGTGCAAGTAATTTTACTGCACATATGAAGATATTTTTACCAGGAATAAAAAATGGAATAATAACAGCTTTAGTATTAACATTTGTACCTGCAATAGGATCATATGCAGTACCAGATTTAGTTGGAGGAACAGATGGAATAATGCTTGGGAATATTATAGCTACAAGAATGTTTAGTTTAAGAGATTGGCCATCAGCATCGGCTATTTCTACTCTATTTATACTTATTACTTCAGTATTTGTATGGATAGGAATAAAAGCAGATAAGGATGGTGATGAATAA
- a CDS encoding ABC transporter permease: MNEKRRFSLFFFVLVMIFFYLPIIMLILLSFNSSKGYEFKSFSLRWYIDLFTKSPRLWQAFGRSIIIAISSSAVSVAIAILGAIGIKWYNFKVKSYVKVLNYIPLVIPDLIIGVSLLLFFNMNFAKIPLGMFTIFIAHTTFNIPFSLFILMSRLSEFDFSIVEASRDLGATEFQTLNKVILPTMVPGIISAFLMSLTLSLDDFVITSFVTGTNSDTLPIQIYSMLKFGVSPTINALSTILILGTLVLALSSRKLQKYMLS, translated from the coding sequence ATGAATGAAAAAAGAAGATTTTCTTTATTCTTTTTCGTATTAGTAATGATTTTTTTCTATTTACCAATAATAATGTTAATATTATTATCTTTTAATTCAAGTAAAGGTTATGAATTTAAATCTTTTTCATTAAGATGGTATATAGATTTATTTACAAAATCACCAAGACTGTGGCAAGCTTTTGGAAGAAGTATAATTATTGCAATATCTTCTTCTGCAGTTTCTGTTGCTATTGCAATACTTGGTGCAATAGGTATAAAATGGTATAACTTTAAAGTTAAATCATATGTTAAGGTATTAAACTATATTCCTTTAGTAATACCAGATTTAATAATAGGGGTTTCATTACTTTTATTCTTTAATATGAATTTTGCTAAAATACCTTTAGGTATGTTTACAATATTTATTGCACATACGACATTTAATATACCTTTTTCTCTATTTATATTAATGTCTAGATTATCTGAATTTGATTTTTCTATAGTAGAAGCGTCAAGAGATCTAGGTGCAACAGAGTTTCAAACTTTAAATAAAGTAATATTACCTACCATGGTTCCAGGTATAATATCAGCCTTTTTAATGTCTCTAACATTATCACTTGATGATTTCGTAATTACAAGTTTTGTTACAGGTACAAATTCTGATACTTTACCAATACAAATATATTCAATGCTTAAATTTGGTGTAAGTCCAACTATTAATGCATTGTCAACTATATTAATACTAGGAACTTTAGTTCTAGCACTTTCGTCAAGAAAATTACAAAAATATATGTTGAGTTAA
- a CDS encoding META domain-containing protein: MKKIMLTVLSITTLFACSSIKTLEVEDKDFVLESIQYTENDKINALGKGMTLEFENKKLSGKSSVNNFFAEYKVENNKLIVDGLGITRMAGDPKDMELETEYLNALQTNKHISKEGEKLVLESQNGMKLIYTKEIDDDVLENKSFKLINPEFSGAEITIGFKDDNVFGKSGVNNYFTTYEIEDNVLILQTIGSTLMAGDQKTMDLEFKYLAMLNNVIGIEYENNKLTLYTKDNQKLIFNEVK, from the coding sequence ATGAAGAAAATTATGTTAACAGTATTATCAATAACAACGCTTTTTGCTTGTAGTAGTATAAAAACTTTAGAAGTTGAGGATAAAGACTTCGTACTTGAGAGCATACAATATACAGAAAATGATAAAATAAATGCTTTAGGTAAAGGAATGACTTTAGAGTTTGAAAATAAAAAACTATCAGGTAAAAGTTCAGTAAACAATTTTTTTGCAGAATATAAGGTGGAAAATAACAAGTTGATAGTAGATGGCTTAGGTATTACAAGAATGGCTGGAGATCCAAAGGATATGGAATTAGAAACAGAATATTTAAATGCTTTACAAACTAATAAACATATTAGTAAAGAAGGAGAAAAATTAGTGCTTGAATCACAAAATGGAATGAAACTTATTTATACTAAAGAAATAGATGATGATGTTTTAGAAAATAAAAGTTTTAAATTAATAAATCCTGAATTTTCAGGTGCAGAAATTACTATAGGGTTTAAAGATGATAATGTATTTGGAAAAAGTGGTGTAAATAACTATTTTACAACATATGAAATTGAAGATAATGTATTAATATTACAAACTATAGGTTCAACATTAATGGCTGGAGATCAAAAAACAATGGATCTTGAATTTAAATACCTAGCTATGTTAAATAATGTGATAGGAATTGAATATGAAAATAACAAATTAACTCTTTATACTAAAGATAATCAAAAATTAATATTTAATGAAGTAAAATAG
- a CDS encoding DUF4037 domain-containing protein encodes MVNKFDELINERKEFQRKSDGVSEVKILREIVKMAKDFYGEMSNEYIYYLNELGGSAKYIGEYELGIKSLEEALSLIEKREGRRSVAYGTSLLNIAEVYRFRGDLDKIEKIYLEVLSVFDENKMQKEYIYAGLCNNIGIFYQNTSRVSEAISYHEKSLNILVDMPEHLVELATTYNNLVMPYKEIGEMKKAYSNLENALEIYAATLGKNHSMYGAALNNKAILKFEEGDFVSALNIFETALDITKKSFGENSLNYQNLLSNVEYIRDLIKKTQKEVDIEVTSDSKLIDISREYTKKYILPKIKEKNEELLSKITIGLIGEGSEVIGYDDEYSKDHDYTFMPLLLLNNEDYEKYSKELEDILLSLPQEFLGIKHVNNDVIAERRGVKKIGDYLYKFIGKEEANLTIEDYRKIPEYALFALTSGEIFYAGNDEFTSIIQTLIYYPNIIRENKIATVCTRIAQSGQYNYLRLMKREDKIAANMAKSVFIENVIHLVYLLNSKYMPFYKWSSRGLKDLPILGKDMEKRILELIDNTVLDKHQMSNRIEEICYFLVEEIKKQGLSKEKGYFMVNHAAYIQKNIDDEFLKLWTPFED; translated from the coding sequence ATGGTTAATAAATTTGATGAATTGATTAATGAAAGAAAAGAATTTCAAAGAAAATCAGACGGTGTGTCTGAAGTTAAAATTTTACGTGAAATAGTTAAGATGGCTAAAGATTTTTATGGTGAAATGTCAAATGAGTATATATATTATCTTAATGAATTAGGTGGTTCTGCTAAATATATAGGAGAATATGAATTAGGTATAAAAAGCTTAGAAGAAGCACTTTCTTTAATAGAAAAAAGAGAGGGTAGAAGATCGGTTGCTTATGGTACCTCTCTTTTAAATATAGCTGAAGTATATAGATTTAGAGGAGATTTAGATAAAATAGAAAAAATATATTTAGAAGTTTTATCTGTTTTTGATGAAAACAAGATGCAAAAAGAATATATTTATGCTGGACTTTGTAATAACATTGGTATTTTTTATCAAAATACATCAAGGGTTAGTGAAGCTATATCTTATCATGAAAAAAGTTTAAATATATTAGTTGATATGCCAGAACATTTAGTTGAACTTGCAACTACATATAATAATCTAGTTATGCCATATAAAGAAATAGGAGAAATGAAAAAGGCATATTCAAATTTAGAAAATGCTTTAGAAATTTATGCAGCTACTTTAGGTAAGAATCATTCTATGTATGGAGCAGCATTAAATAATAAGGCTATACTTAAATTTGAAGAAGGAGATTTTGTTAGTGCTTTAAATATATTTGAAACTGCATTAGATATTACAAAAAAATCTTTTGGAGAAAATAGTTTAAATTATCAAAATCTTTTATCTAATGTTGAATATATAAGAGATTTGATTAAGAAAACACAAAAAGAAGTTGATATAGAAGTTACTAGTGATTCAAAACTTATTGATATTTCTAGAGAATATACTAAGAAATATATATTACCAAAAATTAAAGAGAAAAATGAGGAACTATTAAGTAAGATTACCATAGGCCTTATTGGTGAAGGTTCAGAAGTAATAGGATATGATGATGAATATTCAAAAGATCATGATTATACTTTTATGCCCTTATTATTATTAAATAATGAAGATTATGAAAAATATTCTAAGGAATTAGAAGACATTTTACTATCTCTACCTCAGGAATTTTTAGGAATAAAACATGTTAATAATGATGTTATTGCTGAAAGACGTGGAGTAAAAAAAATAGGAGATTATTTATATAAATTTATAGGTAAAGAAGAAGCAAACTTAACTATAGAAGATTATAGAAAAATACCAGAATATGCGTTGTTTGCATTAACTAGTGGAGAAATATTTTATGCAGGTAATGATGAATTTACATCTATAATTCAAACTTTAATATATTATCCAAATATAATTAGAGAAAATAAGATAGCTACAGTATGTACACGTATTGCACAAAGTGGACAATATAACTATTTAAGATTAATGAAAAGAGAGGATAAGATAGCTGCTAATATGGCTAAAAGTGTATTTATAGAAAATGTAATACATTTAGTATACTTATTAAATTCTAAATATATGCCTTTCTATAAATGGTCATCTCGTGGTCTTAAAGATTTACCTATTTTAGGTAAAGATATGGAAAAAAGAATACTTGAATTGATTGACAATACAGTACTTGATAAGCATCAAATGTCTAATAGAATTGAAGAAATATGCTATTTCCTTGTAGAAGAAATTAAAAAACAAGGACTTAGTAAAGAAAAAGGATATTTTATGGTAAATCATGCTGCATATATACAAAAAAATATAGATGATGAATTTTTAAAATTATGGACACCTTTTGAAGATTAG
- a CDS encoding DUF4125 family protein produces the protein MERNDLIKEIIDREWEMFTVLKNTGGPAECQNNKPEFIVMRKGQWDNLPINILQSYLIDLKKAEEIGRNLLEEKYIRMMEFSAPEEFEGVKDLLPALSPGVEVLIKKIEKTYLAWGDEFEAKFPKFSKLCRPLRSEGDQPERASVQTYLRGELCSYSLKTILFYSDYIEDCVKKGINLIYETHSEVVKMKGFESIEAVEVSLVI, from the coding sequence ATGGAAAGAAATGATTTGATAAAAGAGATTATAGACAGAGAATGGGAAATGTTTACTGTTCTTAAGAATACAGGAGGACCTGCAGAATGTCAAAATAATAAACCTGAATTTATAGTTATGAGAAAAGGACAATGGGATAATTTGCCTATAAATATATTACAAAGTTACTTAATAGATTTAAAAAAAGCAGAAGAAATAGGTAGAAATTTACTTGAAGAAAAATATATAAGAATGATGGAATTTTCAGCTCCTGAAGAATTTGAAGGTGTAAAAGATTTGCTTCCTGCATTATCACCGGGTGTAGAAGTATTGATAAAAAAAATAGAAAAAACATATCTTGCATGGGGAGATGAATTTGAGGCAAAATTCCCTAAATTCTCTAAACTATGTAGACCTTTAAGAAGTGAAGGGGATCAACCTGAAAGAGCTTCAGTTCAAACGTATTTAAGAGGAGAACTTTGTAGTTATTCACTTAAAACAATACTTTTTTACTCAGATTATATAGAAGATTGTGTTAAAAAAGGAATAAATTTAATTTATGAAACACATAGTGAAGTTGTAAAAATGAAAGGATTTGAATCTATAGAAGCAGTAGAAGTGTCGCTTGTAATTTAA
- a CDS encoding HpyAIV family type II restriction enzyme, with the protein MLINYEIFKLKLENKIKKNQEFYNELLINTLDNPKRYIGNFRISSAETKLIQNVTQSNEIKFGDFLEDIITDYISIMGYNNLEKKIGFGEDGSFLSSDQIFLDKNSIIYLIEQKVRDDHDSTKKRGQINNFINKINTLIEKYPNNNIIASMWFIDDMLKKNRKYYQEEIEKINLNNTEIKLFYGKDIFEFLFDRLDVWDELISHILKFKLEEEIALSIPDFDMSEEIFNALKFMKKISEMSKEEIKNNNRYKKIKRLYKNLFSNKPDYVELRKLLFKNGYNLNRIEKFKVEVDLIK; encoded by the coding sequence ATGTTGATTAATTATGAAATTTTTAAACTAAAATTAGAAAATAAAATTAAAAAAAATCAAGAATTTTACAATGAACTACTAATAAACACTTTAGATAATCCCAAAAGATATATTGGGAATTTCAGAATTAGTAGTGCAGAGACTAAATTAATTCAGAATGTCACACAGAGTAATGAAATAAAATTTGGGGATTTTTTGGAGGATATTATTACAGACTATATTTCGATTATGGGATATAATAATTTAGAAAAAAAAATTGGTTTTGGTGAAGACGGAAGTTTTCTTAGTTCAGATCAAATTTTTTTAGATAAAAATTCAATAATATATTTAATAGAACAAAAAGTTAGAGACGATCATGATAGTACAAAGAAAAGAGGGCAGATAAATAACTTTATAAATAAAATTAATACTTTAATAGAAAAGTATCCAAACAATAATATAATTGCAAGTATGTGGTTTATTGATGATATGTTGAAAAAAAATAGAAAATATTACCAAGAGGAAATAGAAAAAATAAATTTAAATAATACAGAAATAAAATTATTCTATGGGAAAGATATTTTCGAATTTTTATTTGATAGGTTGGATGTTTGGGATGAACTTATATCACATATACTTAAATTTAAATTAGAAGAAGAAATAGCTTTAAGTATACCAGATTTTGATATGAGTGAAGAAATTTTTAATGCACTTAAATTTATGAAAAAAATAAGTGAAATGAGTAAAGAAGAAATAAAAAATAATAATAGATATAAGAAGATTAAAAGATTATATAAAAATTTATTTTCAAATAAACCTGATTATGTAGAGTTAAGAAAACTATTATTTAAAAATGGATATAATTTAAATAGAATTGAAAAATTTAAAGTGGAAGTTGATTTAATAAAATAA
- a CDS encoding DNA-methyltransferase: protein MKKNTFPINKINTVKLGDSIEELKLIPDNSVDLIFADPPYNMQLDGILKRVDGSEFKGVEGSKWDEFESIEDYKKFTYEWLKEAKRILKKNKSSLWVIGSFQNIYLVGNILQELGFWIINDVIWSKTNPTPNFMGTKFTNKQETLLWATPSKKTKYTFNYKTMKELNGGKQMTSIWEIPVSTGNERLKDNNGEKLHPTQKPEKLLYNIIISSTQKGDLILDPFSGTGTTAALAKRLGRKYFAIEKDTKYYKYSVERINLEIEKSDDYINAKFDIKPPIVKFKELVEKQYIFNNEKVYFKKTELYANISEEKELYYEGKHYGISKLGGILSGIESNVNGWEVWYVERNGEKVSISDIRDEYRDKELNFK from the coding sequence ATGAAAAAAAATACATTTCCTATAAATAAAATAAATACAGTAAAATTAGGCGATAGCATTGAAGAATTAAAATTAATTCCGGATAATTCAGTAGATTTAATTTTTGCAGATCCACCCTATAATATGCAATTAGATGGTATATTGAAAAGGGTCGATGGTTCAGAGTTTAAAGGTGTTGAAGGTTCTAAATGGGATGAGTTTGAAAGTATTGAAGATTATAAAAAATTTACATATGAATGGTTAAAAGAAGCTAAGCGTATATTGAAAAAAAATAAGTCTTCTTTATGGGTAATAGGTTCGTTTCAAAATATATATTTGGTTGGAAATATTTTACAAGAATTAGGATTTTGGATAATAAATGATGTTATTTGGTCCAAAACAAACCCAACTCCAAATTTTATGGGTACAAAATTTACTAATAAACAAGAAACATTACTATGGGCAACTCCTTCAAAAAAAACAAAATATACATTTAATTATAAGACTATGAAAGAATTAAATGGTGGGAAACAAATGACTAGTATTTGGGAAATACCAGTTTCTACAGGTAATGAACGCCTTAAGGATAATAATGGAGAAAAGTTACATCCTACACAAAAACCAGAAAAATTATTATACAACATTATTATTTCTTCAACTCAAAAAGGAGATTTAATATTAGATCCTTTTTCAGGCACTGGAACTACAGCGGCTTTAGCTAAAAGATTAGGAAGGAAATATTTTGCAATTGAGAAAGATACAAAATATTATAAATATTCAGTTGAACGTATTAATTTAGAAATAGAAAAAAGTGATGATTATATAAACGCAAAATTTGATATAAAACCACCGATTGTTAAGTTTAAGGAATTAGTAGAGAAACAATATATTTTTAATAATGAAAAAGTATATTTTAAGAAAACAGAACTTTATGCTAATATATCGGAAGAGAAAGAATTATATTATGAGGGTAAACACTATGGTATTTCTAAATTAGGAGGTATTTTGAGTGGAATTGAATCAAATGTTAATGGTTGGGAAGTGTGGTATGTAGAAAGAAATGGGGAAAAAGTATCCATTTCAGATATACGTGATGAATATAGAGATAAAGAATTAAATTTTAAATAA
- the thrS gene encoding threonine--tRNA ligase, whose product MLKITLPDGALREVESMSVIEFAKTISTSLAKKTVGAFFNGTQVDITYNLDEDGTLELITTDSPKGLEILRHSTAHVMAEAVMNLFPSTKVTIGPAIENGFYYDFDTERPFTEEDLVNIEKEMKKLIKQNEKFSRTVWSREEARKHFENEGQNYKVEILDSLEGEEFSIYTQGKFTDLCRGTHLPSTGYIKAFKLLNSAGAYWRGDSNNKMLQRIYGTAFYSQDELDAYIKQVEEAERRDHRKLGKQLNLFFLDEHGPGFPFFMPKGTRLFNRLQELWRIEHNKQGYDEIKTPIMLDKELWEISGHWFNYRENMYTSVIDEKVYAIKPMNCPGSIIAYKNNLHSYKDLPLKYAEMGHVHRHEFSGALHGLMRVRAFTQDDAHVFCTPDQIKDSIKEIVNLYDKYYKLFGFDFHVELSTKPEKAVGDDKVWEISEKALEETLQELGIEYRINPGDGAFYGPKIDFKMKDSIGRIWQTGTIQLDMNLPARFNMSYIGKDGEKHEPVMIHRAMFGSLERFMGILIEHYAGAFPVWLAPTQVKIMTISAEQVDYATKLHKRLLDLGIGAELDIRDEKIGYKIREANGDQKIPVQLVIGKNEVLENTVNVRRFGSTDSTTKNVDEFIKELLDEINIQF is encoded by the coding sequence ATGTTAAAGATTACTTTGCCAGATGGAGCGCTTAGAGAAGTAGAAAGCATGAGTGTTATAGAATTTGCAAAAACTATATCAACTAGCTTAGCTAAAAAAACAGTTGGAGCTTTCTTTAATGGCACGCAAGTAGATATTACATATAATTTAGATGAAGATGGTACTTTAGAATTAATAACAACAGATAGTCCTAAGGGATTAGAAATATTAAGACATAGTACAGCACATGTAATGGCAGAAGCTGTTATGAACCTGTTTCCAAGTACTAAAGTTACTATAGGTCCAGCAATAGAAAATGGATTCTATTATGACTTTGATACTGAAAGACCTTTTACTGAAGAGGATTTAGTAAATATAGAAAAAGAAATGAAAAAATTAATTAAACAAAATGAAAAATTCTCAAGAACAGTTTGGTCTAGAGAAGAAGCTAGAAAACATTTTGAAAATGAAGGTCAAAACTATAAAGTAGAAATACTTGATTCACTTGAAGGAGAGGAATTTAGTATATATACACAAGGGAAATTTACAGATTTATGTAGAGGAACTCATTTACCTTCGACAGGATATATTAAAGCATTTAAATTATTAAATTCAGCAGGAGCATATTGGAGAGGTGATTCTAATAATAAAATGCTTCAAAGAATTTATGGAACAGCTTTCTATAGTCAAGATGAATTAGATGCATATATCAAACAAGTTGAAGAAGCAGAAAGAAGAGATCACAGAAAATTAGGTAAACAATTAAACCTATTCTTCTTAGATGAACATGGACCAGGATTCCCTTTCTTTATGCCTAAAGGTACTAGATTATTCAACAGATTACAAGAATTATGGAGAATAGAACATAACAAACAAGGTTATGATGAAATAAAAACTCCTATTATGCTTGATAAAGAATTATGGGAAATCTCAGGACACTGGTTTAACTATAGAGAAAATATGTATACATCAGTTATAGATGAAAAAGTTTATGCGATTAAACCTATGAATTGTCCAGGATCTATAATAGCATATAAGAATAATTTACATTCATATAAAGATTTACCATTAAAATATGCTGAAATGGGACATGTACATAGACATGAATTCTCAGGAGCTTTACATGGATTAATGAGAGTTAGAGCATTTACACAAGATGATGCTCATGTATTCTGTACACCTGATCAAATTAAAGACAGTATAAAAGAAATAGTAAATCTATATGATAAATACTATAAATTATTTGGGTTTGATTTCCACGTAGAACTTTCAACTAAACCTGAAAAAGCAGTTGGAGATGACAAAGTATGGGAAATTTCTGAAAAAGCCTTAGAAGAAACATTGCAAGAATTAGGAATAGAATATAGAATAAATCCAGGAGATGGAGCTTTCTATGGTCCTAAGATAGATTTCAAAATGAAAGATTCTATAGGAAGAATTTGGCAAACAGGAACTATACAACTTGATATGAACTTACCTGCAAGATTTAATATGAGCTATATAGGTAAGGATGGAGAAAAACATGAGCCAGTAATGATACATAGAGCTATGTTTGGATCTCTTGAAAGATTTATGGGAATATTAATAGAACACTATGCTGGAGCATTCCCTGTATGGCTTGCACCAACACAAGTAAAAATAATGACTATTTCAGCTGAACAAGTTGACTATGCAACTAAATTACATAAGAGATTACTTGATTTAGGTATAGGGGCTGAACTTGATATTAGAGATGAAAAAATAGGATATAAGATCAGAGAAGCAAATGGAGATCAAAAAATACCTGTACAATTAGTAATAGGTAAAAATGAAGTATTAGAAAATACAGTAAATGTTAGAAGATTTGGTTCTACTGATAGCACAACTAAAAATGTAGATGAATTCATCAAAGAATTATTAGATGAAATAAATATACAATTTTAG
- a CDS encoding Bax inhibitor-1 family protein → MYNDKELNGRIDSGIFGSYLWMGIGLLITFGIMYASIYNLQLVQISFTLNRFSILLILAIAIGMRFIIVKANAFVLKLVFIGYSAFLGILLIPIMFAYETASIMTLFGASSAMFIGMSAYGYFTGSNLQGYSKYLFGGILGIIVMTLLNNYLFRNNALDIAISIIGLLIFIIYTAVDTQRIKTMLLEAYYEGETELVEKVKIFGALMLYLDFINMFLYLLSLFGKRRN, encoded by the coding sequence ATGTATAATGATAAAGAATTAAATGGTAGAATAGATTCAGGTATATTTGGTTCATATTTATGGATGGGTATAGGGCTTTTAATTACCTTCGGTATTATGTATGCTTCTATATATAATTTACAATTAGTACAAATTTCTTTTACTCTTAATAGATTTTCTATATTACTTATTCTTGCTATAGCAATAGGTATGAGATTTATAATTGTAAAAGCAAATGCATTTGTATTAAAACTGGTATTTATAGGATATTCAGCATTTTTAGGTATATTATTAATCCCTATAATGTTTGCATATGAAACAGCATCTATTATGACACTATTTGGAGCATCATCTGCAATGTTTATAGGTATGAGTGCTTATGGATATTTTACAGGTTCTAATCTACAAGGTTATTCAAAATATTTATTTGGTGGTATTTTAGGTATAATAGTAATGACATTATTAAATAACTATTTATTTAGAAACAATGCTTTAGATATAGCTATTTCAATTATAGGTTTATTAATATTTATAATTTATACTGCAGTAGATACTCAAAGAATTAAAACTATGTTACTTGAAGCATATTATGAAGGTGAAACAGAATTAGTAGAAAAAGTTAAGATTTTTGGAGCTTTAATGCTATATCTTGACTTCATAAACATGTTCCTATATCTATTATCTTTATTTGGAAAAAGAAGAAATTAA